A portion of the Pseudomonas koreensis genome contains these proteins:
- a CDS encoding DMT family transporter — protein sequence MDNTTRRGSLEMTAAMLISGTIGWFVLVSGQPVLDVVFWRCVFGAGTLLLICAAFGFLRPGILTRTTFLLAILSGMAIVGNWVLLFASYSRASIAIGTAVYNVQPFMLVGLAALFLGEKITLQKLFWLAISFMGMLAIVSAHGTQGESGNDYLLGIALALGAAFLYAIAALIIKRLTGTPPHLIALIQVCTGVLLLAPFAHFDALPRGADAWASLVTLGIVHTGVMYVLLYGAIQKLPTALTGALSFIYPIAAIFVDWFAFGHRLELLQWLGVVAILLAAAGMQQGWGLKARRLAAQ from the coding sequence ATGGACAACACAACTCGTCGCGGCTCGCTGGAAATGACCGCTGCCATGCTGATATCCGGGACGATCGGCTGGTTTGTCCTGGTGTCCGGGCAACCGGTGCTGGACGTGGTGTTCTGGCGCTGCGTGTTCGGCGCCGGGACCTTGCTGTTGATCTGCGCCGCGTTCGGCTTCCTGCGCCCAGGGATTCTGACCCGCACAACGTTTCTGCTGGCGATACTGAGCGGCATGGCGATTGTCGGTAATTGGGTGTTGCTGTTCGCGTCCTATTCCCGCGCCTCGATTGCCATTGGTACGGCGGTGTATAACGTGCAGCCGTTCATGCTGGTCGGTCTGGCGGCGTTGTTCCTCGGCGAAAAAATCACCTTGCAGAAGCTGTTCTGGCTAGCGATTTCGTTTATGGGCATGCTGGCGATCGTCAGCGCCCACGGCACCCAAGGCGAGAGCGGCAACGATTACCTGCTGGGAATTGCCTTGGCGTTGGGCGCGGCGTTTCTGTATGCGATTGCCGCGTTGATCATCAAACGTCTGACCGGCACGCCACCGCACCTGATCGCGCTGATTCAGGTCTGCACCGGTGTGTTGTTGCTCGCGCCATTTGCCCACTTCGATGCGTTGCCGCGAGGCGCCGATGCCTGGGCCAGTCTGGTGACGCTGGGTATTGTGCATACCGGTGTGATGTACGTCTTGCTGTACGGTGCGATTCAAAAATTGCCGACAGCGTTGACCGGCGCGCTGTCCTTCATCTATCCGATTGCGGCAATCTTTGTTGACTGGTTCGCCTTTGGCCATCGCCTTGAACTGCTGCAATGGCTGGGTGTAGTCGCGATCCTGCTGGCCGCCGCCGGCATGCAGCAAGGTTGGGGATTGAAAGCCCGGCGGCTGGCAGCGCAATAG
- a CDS encoding NADP-dependent glyceraldehyde-3-phosphate dehydrogenase: MTTANILGNLFPSVSDIPEKYRLDGQVEQREYLVDGQLRRWDGPLAQVRSPVYLKGENGEEQVILGSTPLLDAETALTALDAAVRAYDRGQGLWPTMRVAERIQHVEAFLGRMREQREAVVKLLMWEIGKNLKDSEKEFDRTCDYIVDTINALKELDRRSSRFELEQDTLGQIRRVPLGVALCMGPYNYPLNETFTTLIPALIMGNTVVFKPAKLGVLLIRPLLEAFRDSFPSGVINVIYGSGRETVSALMASGKIDIFAFIGTNKAASDLKKLHPKQHRLRAALGLDAKNPGIVLPEVDLDNAVSEAVTGSLSFNGQRCTALKILFVHEDVVDSFIEKFNARLATLKPGMPWDSGVSLTPLPESGKVDYLHGLVADAQSKGAQVVNPNGGESHASFFYPAVLYPVNPQMRVYQEEQFGPVVPIVPYRHLDTVIDYVLESDFGQQLSIFGTNPVAVGRLVDTFANQVGRINLNAQCQRGPDTYPFNGRKNSAEGTLSVHDALRVFSIRTLVATKFQESNKGLISEIIRGRDSSFLTTDYIF; encoded by the coding sequence ATGACCACAGCAAACATCCTTGGCAACCTGTTTCCTTCTGTCAGCGACATCCCTGAAAAATACCGCCTGGACGGTCAGGTGGAGCAGCGTGAATATCTGGTCGACGGCCAATTACGCCGCTGGGACGGCCCGCTCGCGCAGGTGCGCAGCCCGGTTTATCTGAAAGGCGAAAACGGTGAAGAACAGGTCATCCTCGGCAGCACGCCGCTGCTCGATGCCGAAACCGCCCTCACCGCTCTCGACGCCGCTGTCCGCGCCTACGACCGTGGCCAGGGCCTGTGGCCGACCATGCGCGTGGCCGAGCGTATTCAGCATGTCGAAGCGTTTCTCGGCCGCATGCGTGAGCAGCGCGAAGCCGTGGTCAAGCTACTGATGTGGGAGATCGGCAAAAACCTCAAGGACTCGGAAAAAGAGTTCGATCGCACCTGCGACTACATCGTCGACACCATCAACGCCCTGAAAGAACTCGACCGCCGCTCCAGCCGCTTCGAGCTGGAGCAGGACACCCTCGGCCAGATCCGCCGCGTACCGCTCGGCGTCGCCTTGTGCATGGGGCCTTACAACTATCCGCTGAACGAAACCTTCACCACGCTGATCCCGGCGCTGATCATGGGCAACACCGTGGTGTTCAAACCGGCCAAGCTCGGCGTGCTGCTGATTCGGCCGTTGCTCGAAGCCTTCCGCGACAGCTTCCCGAGCGGTGTGATCAACGTGATCTACGGCAGCGGCCGCGAGACCGTCAGCGCACTGATGGCCAGCGGCAAGATCGACATTTTCGCGTTCATCGGCACCAACAAGGCCGCCAGCGACCTGAAGAAGCTGCACCCGAAACAACACCGTTTGCGCGCGGCTCTCGGTCTGGATGCGAAGAACCCGGGCATCGTTTTGCCCGAAGTCGATCTCGACAATGCCGTCAGCGAAGCGGTCACCGGCTCGCTGTCGTTCAACGGCCAGCGCTGCACCGCACTGAAAATCCTCTTCGTGCATGAAGACGTGGTCGACAGTTTTATCGAGAAATTCAATGCCAGGCTGGCCACGCTGAAACCGGGCATGCCATGGGACAGCGGTGTTTCGCTGACGCCCCTGCCGGAGTCGGGCAAAGTCGATTATCTGCACGGTCTGGTCGCGGATGCGCAGAGCAAAGGCGCGCAAGTGGTCAACCCGAATGGCGGCGAATCCCATGCCTCGTTCTTCTACCCCGCAGTGCTCTATCCGGTGAACCCGCAGATGCGCGTCTATCAGGAAGAACAGTTCGGCCCGGTGGTGCCAATCGTGCCGTACCGTCATCTCGATACCGTGATCGACTACGTGCTGGAATCCGACTTCGGCCAACAGCTGAGCATCTTCGGCACCAACCCGGTGGCGGTCGGTCGTCTGGTCGACACCTTCGCCAACCAGGTCGGGCGGATCAACCTCAACGCCCAGTGCCAGCGCGGCCCGGACACCTATCCGTTCAACGGCCGCAAGAACTCCGCCGAAGGCACGCTGTCGGTACACGATGCGTTGCGGGTGTTTTCGATCCGTACCCTGGTGGCGACAAAATTCCAGGAAAGCAACAAGGGCCTGATCAGCGAGATCATTCGCGGGCGTGATTCGAGCTTCCTGACCACCGACTACATCTTCTGA
- a CDS encoding DUF2341 domain-containing protein — MQRLFLSLLICLGFVLPATAQAWWQDDWHYRKQIAVDTTPQGAAINQALGRTALLVRLHTGNFTFDGVKEDGSDLRFVAADDKTVLNHQIESFDALMGMALIWVDVPNVEGGQRQDIWMYYGNQKAPATGNGQLTFDPSYTALYHFDGATGTPAKDTTAYGNTAQSATGTAIDGVVGRALQFSGQPLLLPASPSLQHNVGSAFTFSAWLRLDQASGEQLILARREGTQSLLVGVNQGLPFVEIDGQRAAATQALTPAQWQHVALTAEGSKVTLYINGRESAVLAQAMPAFNSVMAIGADLHEGAFQPFAGAIDELRLSKVARPAALLLADATSQGAESKLVAYGVDEEQSGFGFGSLGFLLNAVPIDAWVIIAVLVLMMFQSWIIMLRKNRSLSRVTAANEDFRVQFAKVGTRLEMFADDAQLAQRLQHSSLWRLYLVAVKEIRTRREQGADTSSVSAATIEAIRCSMDGVRTRENQQLSSKLSTLSNAIAGGPYIGLLGTVLGIMVVFLGTAMAGDVNINAIAPGMAAALLATAMGLFVAIPALFGYNRLITRNKEVSADMRVFVDEFITRLAEMHGESQFSEASHQRGHHVNHSVPA, encoded by the coding sequence ATGCAACGCCTTTTCCTTTCGTTGTTGATCTGCCTGGGCTTCGTGCTCCCGGCCACGGCCCAGGCCTGGTGGCAGGACGACTGGCATTACCGTAAACAGATCGCCGTCGACACCACCCCGCAAGGCGCGGCGATCAATCAGGCCCTTGGCCGCACCGCGCTGCTGGTGCGCCTGCACACCGGCAACTTCACCTTCGACGGCGTGAAAGAGGACGGCTCGGATCTGCGCTTCGTCGCCGCCGATGACAAGACTGTGCTCAATCACCAGATCGAAAGTTTCGACGCGCTGATGGGCATGGCGCTGATCTGGGTCGATGTGCCGAATGTCGAGGGTGGCCAGCGGCAGGACATCTGGATGTACTACGGCAATCAGAAAGCCCCGGCTACCGGCAACGGCCAACTGACCTTCGATCCGAGTTACACCGCGCTGTATCACTTTGACGGCGCCACCGGCACCCCGGCGAAAGACACCACGGCGTACGGCAACACCGCGCAAAGCGCGACCGGCACAGCGATCGACGGCGTAGTGGGGCGCGCCTTGCAGTTCAGCGGTCAGCCTTTGTTGCTGCCGGCCAGTCCGTCGCTGCAACACAACGTTGGCAGCGCGTTCACCTTCAGTGCCTGGCTGCGACTGGATCAGGCCAGTGGCGAGCAACTGATTCTGGCCCGTCGCGAGGGCACGCAAAGTCTGCTGGTCGGCGTCAACCAAGGCCTGCCATTCGTGGAGATCGACGGCCAGCGCGCCGCTGCCACCCAAGCGCTGACACCGGCGCAATGGCAACACGTTGCACTGACCGCCGAAGGTTCGAAAGTCACCCTGTACATCAACGGTCGCGAGAGCGCGGTGTTGGCTCAAGCGATGCCGGCGTTCAACTCGGTCATGGCCATCGGCGCCGATCTGCACGAAGGCGCGTTCCAGCCGTTCGCTGGCGCCATCGATGAACTGCGCCTGTCGAAAGTCGCCCGTCCGGCCGCGCTGTTGCTGGCCGACGCAACCTCGCAAGGCGCCGAGTCGAAACTGGTGGCTTACGGCGTCGATGAAGAACAGTCCGGGTTCGGTTTCGGCAGTCTCGGCTTCCTGCTCAATGCCGTGCCAATCGACGCCTGGGTGATCATTGCCGTGCTGGTGCTGATGATGTTCCAGTCGTGGATCATCATGCTGCGCAAGAACCGCAGCCTCAGCCGCGTCACTGCTGCCAACGAAGACTTCCGCGTGCAATTCGCCAAGGTCGGCACGCGTCTGGAAATGTTCGCCGACGACGCGCAACTGGCCCAGCGCCTGCAGCACTCGTCGTTGTGGCGCCTGTATCTGGTGGCGGTCAAAGAGATCCGCACTCGCCGCGAGCAGGGCGCGGATACCTCTTCGGTTTCTGCCGCGACCATCGAAGCCATCCGCTGCTCGATGGACGGCGTGCGCACCCGCGAAAACCAGCAGTTGAGTTCGAAACTCTCGACCCTGTCCAACGCCATCGCCGGCGGCCCGTACATCGGCCTGCTCGGCACGGTATTGGGGATCATGGTGGTGTTCCTCGGCACGGCGATGGCCGGCGACGTCAACATCAATGCCATCGCGCCGGGCATGGCCGCCGCGTTGCTCGCCACCGCCATGGGTCTGTTCGTCGCGATCCCGGCGCTGTTTGGCTACAACCGCCTGATCACCCGCAACAAGGAAGTCAGCGCCGACATGCGCGTGTTCGTCGACGAGTTCATCACCCGTCTGGCGGAGATGCACGGCGAGAGCCAGTTCAGTGAGGCGTCGCACCAGCGCGGCCATCACGTCAACCACTCCGTACCGGCCTGA
- a CDS encoding transposase, giving the protein MGTMERYSKVGMQELDQRLSKIVEAARKKPVSVYRYGAPWVWIVSQEDWQGALKEVSSYIPPGHSLVLLRPQIDDLLDAHQDLLRDLNAAPGMLIPAQTVMHILLLQLLYSVPSEQQLYEQLNYNLLFRWFVGLGLNQKVWSFTALSRDIATLLNEPRAVLLIQKIIGEVFCGALLQMPEFSLNFALLHTWLGKHACATTISN; this is encoded by the coding sequence ATGGGGACTATGGAACGCTATTCGAAAGTGGGCATGCAGGAGCTCGATCAACGCCTGTCGAAGATCGTCGAAGCCGCGCGCAAGAAGCCGGTTTCGGTGTATCGCTACGGCGCGCCGTGGGTCTGGATCGTCTCGCAGGAGGACTGGCAGGGTGCTCTGAAAGAAGTGTCCAGCTACATTCCGCCGGGCCATTCGCTGGTGTTGTTGCGCCCGCAGATCGACGATCTGCTCGACGCTCACCAGGATCTGCTGCGCGACCTGAACGCCGCGCCCGGCATGCTTATTCCCGCGCAAACGGTCATGCACATCCTGCTCCTGCAACTGCTGTATTCGGTGCCCAGCGAACAGCAACTCTATGAACAGCTCAACTACAACCTGCTGTTCCGCTGGTTCGTCGGTCTCGGCCTGAACCAGAAAGTCTGGAGTTTCACTGCCCTCAGTCGCGACATCGCCACGTTGCTCAACGAGCCGCGCGCGGTGCTGCTGATTCAGAAAATCATCGGCGAAGTGTTCTGCGGTGCCTTGCTGCAAATGCCCGAGTTCTCGCTGAACTTCGCGCTGTTGCACACCTGGCTGGGCAAGCACGCGTGCGCCACAACGATCAGCAATTGA
- a CDS encoding FUSC family protein: protein MLRRILRPLLDPYRRYRHARLIHSVRVALGLLATIVLTTGINLPHGEWASVTMLVVIGGLQHHGNIGKKAAERAIGTLIGAGVGLALVAQHAWLGMPWLTYFSMAVVCGFFSYHAIGKGGYTALLSAITVFIVAGHGDNPITDGLWRGVDILIGIALALAFSFALPLYAVYSWRYNLADALRDCATVYGRIINGEAISADEHVRLMSKVGAVMVQLRSLMPSVSKEVKISMTELDAIQRNLRMCISTLEILGNIRPSVSDPQATAHLQTALKAEHRQIRVQLIGMARALKTGASQRLERPMELPAADLDAPVANTLDGYRMLTRQLAANISEMRQRLAATAPRWNI, encoded by the coding sequence CTGTTGCGCCGGATTCTGCGCCCGCTGCTGGACCCGTATCGGCGCTACCGCCACGCTCGATTGATTCACTCCGTGCGGGTGGCGCTGGGGTTGTTGGCGACCATTGTGCTGACCACCGGCATCAACCTGCCCCATGGCGAATGGGCGTCGGTGACGATGCTGGTGGTGATCGGCGGACTGCAGCACCACGGCAATATCGGCAAAAAAGCCGCCGAGCGCGCCATCGGCACCTTGATCGGCGCGGGTGTCGGGCTGGCGTTGGTGGCGCAGCACGCCTGGTTGGGCATGCCGTGGCTGACTTACTTTTCCATGGCCGTGGTCTGTGGTTTTTTCTCTTATCACGCGATCGGCAAGGGCGGTTACACCGCCCTGCTCTCGGCCATCACCGTATTCATCGTCGCCGGACATGGCGATAACCCCATCACCGATGGCTTGTGGCGCGGCGTCGACATTCTGATCGGCATCGCCCTCGCCCTGGCGTTTTCCTTCGCCCTGCCGCTGTACGCGGTCTATTCGTGGCGCTACAACCTCGCCGATGCCTTGCGCGACTGCGCAACGGTGTACGGGCGCATCATCAACGGTGAAGCGATCAGCGCCGACGAACATGTGCGGCTGATGAGCAAGGTGGGTGCGGTGATGGTGCAACTGCGCTCGCTGATGCCGTCGGTGTCCAAGGAAGTGAAGATTTCCATGACCGAGCTCGACGCCATTCAGCGCAACCTGCGCATGTGCATCAGCACGCTGGAAATCCTCGGCAATATCCGTCCCAGCGTCAGCGACCCACAGGCTACGGCACATCTGCAAACGGCACTGAAGGCTGAACACCGGCAGATTCGCGTGCAACTGATCGGCATGGCCCGCGCGTTGAAAACCGGCGCATCGCAGCGGCTGGAGCGTCCGATGGAACTGCCGGCAGCGGACCTGGATGCGCCAGTCGCCAATACGCTGGATGGCTACCGGATGTTGACCCGGCAACTTGCCGCCAATATCAGCGAGATGCGTCAGCGCTTGGCGGCAACCGCGCCGCGCTGGAATATCTGA
- the pstB gene encoding phosphate ABC transporter ATP-binding protein PstB: MDCKLDKIFYGNFMAVRDSHVPIEKNKITGFIGPSGCGKSTVLRSLNRMNDLVKGFRFEGHVHFLGQDVYGKGVDPVVVRRYIGMVFQQPNPFSMSIFDNVAFGLRLNRYKGDIGDRVKHALQGAALWDEVKDKLKVSGLSLSGGQQQRLCIARAIATEPEVLLLDEPCSALDPIATRRVEELMVELKKDYTIALVTHNMQQAIRVADTTAFFSVDISQGTRTGYLVEMGPTAQIFDNPREQMTGDYISGKFS; this comes from the coding sequence ATGGACTGCAAACTGGACAAGATTTTCTACGGCAACTTCATGGCGGTACGTGACAGTCACGTGCCGATCGAGAAAAACAAGATCACCGGATTCATCGGTCCTTCAGGCTGCGGCAAGAGCACCGTGCTGCGCAGCCTCAACCGGATGAACGACCTGGTAAAGGGCTTTCGCTTCGAGGGCCATGTGCATTTTCTCGGGCAGGACGTGTACGGCAAGGGTGTCGATCCGGTGGTCGTGCGCCGCTACATCGGCATGGTGTTTCAACAGCCAAACCCGTTTTCGATGAGCATCTTCGACAACGTTGCGTTTGGTCTGCGCCTCAATCGCTACAAGGGCGATATCGGCGACCGCGTCAAGCATGCGCTGCAAGGCGCCGCGCTGTGGGATGAAGTCAAGGACAAGCTCAAGGTCAGCGGCCTGTCGCTCTCCGGTGGCCAACAGCAACGCCTGTGTATCGCCCGGGCAATCGCCACCGAGCCGGAAGTCCTGCTGCTGGATGAGCCCTGTTCGGCACTCGACCCGATCGCCACCCGACGGGTCGAAGAATTGATGGTCGAGTTGAAGAAGGACTACACCATCGCACTGGTCACTCACAACATGCAGCAGGCCATCCGTGTCGCTGACACCACGGCGTTTTTCTCGGTGGATATTTCCCAGGGCACGCGCACTGGCTATCTGGTCGAGATGGGCCCGACCGCGCAGATCTTCGACAATCCGCGGGAGCAGATGACCGGCGATTACATCAGCGGCAAGTTCAGCTAA
- a CDS encoding Lrp/AsnC family transcriptional regulator: protein MTDDIDQILIGALMEDSRRSLKALAQISGLSSPSVAERLRRLEERGVLKGYTVEIDPKCFGYQLQAIVRVRPLPGQLQEVERQIMSIPEFTECDKVTGEDCFIARLHVRSMEQLDTLLDRLNTLAETNTAIVKKTPVKRRLPPMA from the coding sequence ATGACTGACGATATCGATCAGATTCTCATCGGCGCGCTGATGGAAGATTCGCGACGCTCGCTTAAAGCGCTGGCGCAGATCAGTGGCCTGTCTTCGCCGAGCGTGGCCGAGCGACTGCGGCGCCTGGAAGAACGTGGCGTGCTCAAGGGCTACACGGTAGAAATCGATCCGAAATGCTTCGGCTATCAGTTGCAGGCGATTGTTCGCGTACGGCCGCTGCCAGGGCAATTGCAGGAGGTTGAGCGGCAGATCATGTCGATTCCGGAGTTCACCGAGTGCGACAAGGTCACCGGGGAGGACTGCTTTATCGCCCGCTTGCACGTGCGCTCGATGGAGCAACTCGATACTTTGCTCGATCGGCTCAATACGCTGGCGGAAACCAACACGGCGATTGTCAAGAAAACCCCGGTCAAACGGCGCCTGCCGCCCATGGCCTAG
- a CDS encoding YceK/YidQ family lipoprotein: MKIQAMTLAALLLSGCGTIQTVARNDQAAVDGLKEQKSYCGAVPRIYSGLAYDFCTLNAPLASGIDPDDHRNAAIPVVLVDAVVSGALDTLLLPYTIYRQQVDGSIVIN, encoded by the coding sequence ATGAAAATTCAGGCAATGACGCTGGCGGCCCTGCTGCTCAGCGGCTGTGGCACGATTCAAACGGTGGCGCGCAATGATCAGGCTGCCGTGGATGGGCTCAAGGAACAAAAGAGTTATTGCGGGGCGGTGCCGAGAATCTACAGCGGCCTCGCCTACGACTTCTGCACACTGAACGCACCGCTGGCCTCAGGCATCGATCCCGACGATCACCGCAACGCGGCAATTCCCGTGGTGCTGGTGGACGCTGTAGTGTCCGGCGCACTCGACACCTTGCTGCTGCCCTACACGATCTACCGTCAACAAGTAGATGGCAGCATCGTCATCAACTGA
- a CDS encoding Bax inhibitor-1/YccA family protein produces the protein MREQDYAVNNSVQAEQLEVSRVLRNTYGLLALTLAFSGVMAFVAQQMRVGYPNIFVVLIGFYGLFFLTNKLRDSAWGLVSAFALTGFMGFLLGPILNRYLGMQGGAEVVSSAFAMTALVFGGLSAYVLISRKDMSFLSGFITAGFFVLLGAVVASFFFQISGLQLAISAGFVLFSSVCILFQTSAIIHGGERNYIMATISLYVSIYNLFVSLLQLFGIMSRDD, from the coding sequence ATGCGCGAACAGGATTACGCAGTTAATAACAGCGTGCAGGCTGAGCAGCTAGAGGTTAGCCGCGTCCTGCGCAACACTTATGGTCTCTTGGCTCTGACCCTCGCATTCAGCGGTGTGATGGCCTTCGTAGCCCAGCAGATGCGTGTCGGCTACCCGAACATTTTCGTGGTGCTGATCGGCTTCTACGGGCTGTTCTTCCTCACCAACAAACTCCGTGATTCCGCGTGGGGCCTGGTGTCCGCGTTTGCGTTGACCGGTTTCATGGGGTTCCTGCTCGGCCCGATCCTCAACCGTTACCTGGGCATGCAGGGCGGCGCTGAAGTGGTCAGCTCGGCATTCGCCATGACCGCACTGGTGTTCGGTGGCCTGTCGGCCTACGTGCTGATCTCGCGCAAGGACATGAGCTTCCTGAGCGGTTTCATCACCGCCGGTTTCTTCGTGTTGCTGGGTGCGGTAGTCGCCAGCTTCTTCTTCCAGATCAGCGGCCTGCAACTGGCGATCAGCGCCGGTTTCGTACTGTTCTCGTCGGTCTGCATTCTGTTCCAGACCAGCGCGATCATCCACGGCGGCGAGCGCAACTACATCATGGCGACCATCAGCCTGTATGTATCGATCTACAACCTGTTCGTCAGCCTGCTGCAACTGTTCGGCATCATGAGCCGCGACGACTGA
- a CDS encoding ExbD/TolR family protein, producing MASVNASHDDDDDAAVDSINITPLVDVLMVVLVMFILTATAQVSGIQINLPKASASVSLSEAKTKAISVNDGGQVFLDAYPVTLAELEERLRIEKAQSPDFPVIVRGDATVQYQKVIEVLDLLRRLELSQVGLVTGKPSQG from the coding sequence ATGGCGTCCGTAAATGCCTCCCACGACGATGATGACGATGCTGCGGTGGACAGCATCAACATCACTCCGCTGGTCGACGTGCTGATGGTGGTGCTGGTGATGTTCATCCTCACCGCCACCGCGCAGGTCTCCGGCATTCAGATCAACCTGCCCAAGGCCAGCGCTTCGGTGTCGCTGTCGGAGGCCAAGACCAAGGCGATCTCGGTCAACGACGGCGGCCAGGTGTTTCTCGATGCCTATCCCGTGACGTTGGCGGAGCTGGAAGAACGCCTGCGCATCGAGAAAGCGCAGAGCCCGGATTTTCCGGTGATTGTGCGTGGCGATGCGACGGTGCAGTACCAGAAAGTCATCGAAGTGCTCGACCTGCTGCGCCGGCTCGAACTGTCCCAGGTCGGTCTCGTTACCGGCAAACCGAGTCAGGGCTGA
- a CDS encoding ShlB/FhaC/HecB family hemolysin secretion/activation protein, whose translation MERIFTSRLALWGWLLVTAGAQPALAEEGTETPAAQRLVDVNEYFVRGNTVLDARAIEEAVYPFLGPQKALSDIEGARDALQKAYQERGYQSVFVELPEQAVADGIVYLQVSETKVGRVRVVGAKHYSPLDIRDNVPALKEGEVPDFAKVQGELAQLNKTPGRQVMPLVREGQRPGTMDVDLQVEDQNPWTASVGLNNDYSADTEKLRTVTSLGYNNLWQLGHSVNLTFFTAPQETDNAKVWSGSYTAPLDERWSVQFSGYQSDSNVATIGGSNVLGKGHSYGVAAIYTLPSSGNWSNSLSAGIDFKDFDERLSLSGESDKVPLKYAPFTFAYNGYRYSEKSQLGLGLSLVAATRSVFGYGSDDDDFDYKRYRAKPSFAVLKGDTNYTWTFDNDWQSASKAAFQLASGPLVSNEQFSAGGATSVRGYLAAERTADDGYLLSQELRTPSLAKFAGTWMQDWRFYAFAEGAQLYLRDELPDQDANYALASVGLGTRASLSKWLSGSLDWGYPLLEGPNTSKQESRLHFNLQATF comes from the coding sequence GTGGAACGGATTTTCACGTCACGGCTGGCGCTGTGGGGCTGGCTGCTGGTGACGGCAGGCGCGCAGCCGGCGCTGGCCGAGGAGGGCACAGAAACGCCCGCCGCGCAGCGTCTGGTCGACGTTAACGAATACTTCGTGCGCGGCAACACCGTGCTCGATGCGCGGGCGATCGAAGAAGCGGTCTACCCGTTTCTCGGCCCGCAAAAAGCCTTGAGTGACATCGAAGGCGCCCGCGATGCATTGCAGAAGGCCTATCAGGAACGCGGCTATCAATCGGTATTTGTCGAGCTGCCCGAGCAGGCCGTGGCCGATGGCATCGTCTATCTGCAAGTCAGCGAAACCAAGGTCGGCCGAGTGCGCGTGGTCGGCGCCAAACACTATTCGCCGCTGGACATTCGCGACAACGTCCCGGCGCTGAAAGAAGGCGAGGTGCCGGACTTCGCCAAGGTTCAGGGCGAACTGGCGCAGCTCAACAAGACCCCGGGCCGTCAGGTCATGCCACTGGTGCGCGAAGGTCAGCGGCCCGGCACCATGGACGTCGATCTGCAGGTCGAAGACCAGAACCCGTGGACGGCCAGCGTCGGACTCAATAACGATTACAGCGCCGATACCGAAAAGCTGCGCACGGTCACCAGCCTTGGCTACAACAACCTCTGGCAGCTCGGCCACAGTGTCAACTTGACGTTCTTCACCGCACCCCAGGAAACCGATAACGCCAAGGTCTGGTCGGGCTCCTACACCGCGCCGCTGGACGAGCGCTGGAGCGTGCAGTTCTCCGGTTACCAGTCCGACAGCAACGTCGCCACCATCGGCGGCAGCAACGTCCTCGGCAAGGGGCATTCCTACGGTGTCGCGGCGATTTATACGCTGCCCTCGAGCGGCAACTGGTCGAACTCGCTGTCGGCCGGCATCGACTTCAAGGACTTCGACGAGCGTCTGAGTCTGTCCGGCGAAAGCGACAAGGTGCCGCTCAAATACGCGCCATTCACCTTCGCCTACAACGGCTATCGCTACAGCGAAAAGAGCCAGCTCGGCCTCGGCCTGAGTCTGGTTGCCGCTACCCGCAGCGTATTCGGCTACGGCAGCGACGACGATGATTTCGACTACAAACGCTACCGCGCCAAACCGAGTTTCGCCGTGCTCAAGGGCGACACCAATTACACCTGGACCTTCGACAACGACTGGCAGAGCGCAAGCAAAGCGGCGTTCCAACTGGCCTCGGGTCCACTGGTTTCCAACGAACAATTCTCCGCCGGTGGCGCCACCTCGGTGCGTGGCTACCTCGCTGCCGAGCGCACCGCCGATGACGGCTACCTGCTCAGCCAGGAATTGCGCACGCCGTCGCTGGCGAAATTCGCCGGCACGTGGATGCAGGACTGGCGCTTCTACGCCTTCGCCGAGGGCGCGCAGTTGTACCTGCGCGACGAACTGCCGGATCAGGACGCCAATTACGCTCTGGCCAGCGTCGGCCTCGGCACCCGCGCCAGCCTCAGTAAATGGCTGTCCGGCAGCCTCGACTGGGGCTACCCGCTACTCGAAGGGCCGAACACCTCGAAACAGGAATCGCGCCTGCACTTCAACCTTCAAGCCACTTTCTAA